In Cicer arietinum cultivar CDC Frontier isolate Library 1 chromosome 7, Cicar.CDCFrontier_v2.0, whole genome shotgun sequence, a single window of DNA contains:
- the LOC101490120 gene encoding hydroxymethylglutaryl-CoA lyase, mitochondrial-like isoform X2 produces MSSLEEPLGLDKLPSMNTMDRVRRFSTGCCRPQVDNLGMGNYWIEGRSCSTSNCCNEDNEEYTAETFPWKRQTTDKSQCDSFSQKTMTIGRNSMKFDNSFYSSDYQYSRKRNNNDIQDMAYKFMKGMPEFVKIVEVGPRDGLQNEKNIVPTAVKIELIHRLASTGLSVIEATSFVSPKWVPQLADAKDVMQAVHNLGGIRLPVLTPNLKGYEAAIAAGAREVAIFASASESFSKSNINCSIEESLARYRAVTRAAKELSIPVRGYVSCVVGCPVEGPISPSKVAYVAKELNDMGCFEISLGDTIGVGTPGTVVPMLLAVMAVVPVEKLAVHFHDTYGQSLANILVSLQMGISAVDSSVAGLGGCPYAKGASGNVATEDVVYMLNGLGVKTNVDIGKLMSAGDFINKHLGRVSGSKTAIALHRVTADASKI; encoded by the exons ATGTCAAGTTTGGAGGAGCCACTTGGCCTTGACAAGTTGCCAAGCATGAATACCATGGATAGAGTTCGGAGGTTCTCAACTGGTTGTTGCCGTCCACAAGTAGATAATTTGGGCATGGGAAACTACTGGATTGAAGGACGAAGTTGCAGCACATCTAACTGCTGCAA TGAAGACAATGAAGAGTACACTGCAGAGACATTCCCTTGGAAAAGGCAAACGACAGACAAGTCCCAATGTGACTCTTTCAGTCAAAAGACTATGACCATCGGAAGAAACTCGATGAAATTTGATAATTCATTTTATTCCTCAGATTACCAGTATAGTCGAAAGCGCAATAACAATGACATACAGGATATGGCATATAAG TTTATGAAAGGTATGCCAGAGTTTGTTAAGATAGTTGAAGTTGGACCAAGGGATGGATTACAAAATGAGAAGAACATTGTACCAACAGCTGTAAAGATTGAATTGATTCATAGACTAGCATCTACTGGGTTATCTGTCATTGAGGCTACTAGTTTTGTATCCCCCAAATGGGTCCCACAG TTGGCTGATGCAAAGGATGTGATGCAAGCAGTTCATAATCTGGGAGGCATCAGGTTGCCAGTTTTGACTCCTAATTTAAAG GGTTATGAAGCTGCTATTGCAGCTGGAGCTAGAGAAGTAGCTATTTTTGCATCAGCTTCGGAATCTTTCTCAAAATCAAACATTAATTGTAGTATTGAAGAGAGTCTTGCCCGCTATCGTGCTGTTACTCGTGCTGCTAAAGAGCTCTCAATTCCAGTCCGAGG GTATGTATCATGCGTTGTTGGGTGCCCAGTTGAAGGGCCAATCTCTCCGTCAAAAGTAGCTTATGTGGCTAAAGAACTAAATGACATGGGTTGCTTTGAAATCTCACTTGGTGACACAATTGGCGTAGGCACACCAG GAACCGTAGTTCCTATGCTTCTGGCTGTAATGGCAGTTGTACCAGTAGAAAAGCTTGCTGTCCACTTCCATGACACATATGGGCAATCCCTTGCAAATATTCTTGTATCACTCCAA ATGGGAATAAGTGCAGTGGATTCTTCAGTTGCTGGACTCGGTGGCTGTCCATATGCTAAGGGGGCTTCAGGAAATGTAGCTACTGAAGATGTTGTGTACATGCTGAATGGACTCGGTGTGAAGACCAACGTTGATATTGGAAAGCTCATGTCAGCTGGGGACTTCATCAACAAACATTTGGGGCGCGTCTCTGGCTCAAAGACCGCCATTGCCCTTCACCGAGTCACTGCCGATGCTTCCAAgatatga
- the LOC101490120 gene encoding hydroxymethylglutaryl-CoA lyase, mitochondrial-like isoform X1, producing MHMYRYGTGTRCSILIKIKLPFLILFTMSSLEEPLGLDKLPSMNTMDRVRRFSTGCCRPQVDNLGMGNYWIEGRSCSTSNCCNEDNEEYTAETFPWKRQTTDKSQCDSFSQKTMTIGRNSMKFDNSFYSSDYQYSRKRNNNDIQDMAYKFMKGMPEFVKIVEVGPRDGLQNEKNIVPTAVKIELIHRLASTGLSVIEATSFVSPKWVPQLADAKDVMQAVHNLGGIRLPVLTPNLKGYEAAIAAGAREVAIFASASESFSKSNINCSIEESLARYRAVTRAAKELSIPVRGYVSCVVGCPVEGPISPSKVAYVAKELNDMGCFEISLGDTIGVGTPGTVVPMLLAVMAVVPVEKLAVHFHDTYGQSLANILVSLQMGISAVDSSVAGLGGCPYAKGASGNVATEDVVYMLNGLGVKTNVDIGKLMSAGDFINKHLGRVSGSKTAIALHRVTADASKI from the exons CTCCCTTTTCTCATCCTCTTCACCATGTCAAGTTTGGAGGAGCCACTTGGCCTTGACAAGTTGCCAAGCATGAATACCATGGATAGAGTTCGGAGGTTCTCAACTGGTTGTTGCCGTCCACAAGTAGATAATTTGGGCATGGGAAACTACTGGATTGAAGGACGAAGTTGCAGCACATCTAACTGCTGCAA TGAAGACAATGAAGAGTACACTGCAGAGACATTCCCTTGGAAAAGGCAAACGACAGACAAGTCCCAATGTGACTCTTTCAGTCAAAAGACTATGACCATCGGAAGAAACTCGATGAAATTTGATAATTCATTTTATTCCTCAGATTACCAGTATAGTCGAAAGCGCAATAACAATGACATACAGGATATGGCATATAAG TTTATGAAAGGTATGCCAGAGTTTGTTAAGATAGTTGAAGTTGGACCAAGGGATGGATTACAAAATGAGAAGAACATTGTACCAACAGCTGTAAAGATTGAATTGATTCATAGACTAGCATCTACTGGGTTATCTGTCATTGAGGCTACTAGTTTTGTATCCCCCAAATGGGTCCCACAG TTGGCTGATGCAAAGGATGTGATGCAAGCAGTTCATAATCTGGGAGGCATCAGGTTGCCAGTTTTGACTCCTAATTTAAAG GGTTATGAAGCTGCTATTGCAGCTGGAGCTAGAGAAGTAGCTATTTTTGCATCAGCTTCGGAATCTTTCTCAAAATCAAACATTAATTGTAGTATTGAAGAGAGTCTTGCCCGCTATCGTGCTGTTACTCGTGCTGCTAAAGAGCTCTCAATTCCAGTCCGAGG GTATGTATCATGCGTTGTTGGGTGCCCAGTTGAAGGGCCAATCTCTCCGTCAAAAGTAGCTTATGTGGCTAAAGAACTAAATGACATGGGTTGCTTTGAAATCTCACTTGGTGACACAATTGGCGTAGGCACACCAG GAACCGTAGTTCCTATGCTTCTGGCTGTAATGGCAGTTGTACCAGTAGAAAAGCTTGCTGTCCACTTCCATGACACATATGGGCAATCCCTTGCAAATATTCTTGTATCACTCCAA ATGGGAATAAGTGCAGTGGATTCTTCAGTTGCTGGACTCGGTGGCTGTCCATATGCTAAGGGGGCTTCAGGAAATGTAGCTACTGAAGATGTTGTGTACATGCTGAATGGACTCGGTGTGAAGACCAACGTTGATATTGGAAAGCTCATGTCAGCTGGGGACTTCATCAACAAACATTTGGGGCGCGTCTCTGGCTCAAAGACCGCCATTGCCCTTCACCGAGTCACTGCCGATGCTTCCAAgatatga
- the LOC101490120 gene encoding hydroxymethylglutaryl-CoA lyase, mitochondrial-like isoform X3 has product MHMYRYGTGTRCSILIKIKLPFLILFTMSSLEEPLGLDKLPSMNTMDRVRRFSTGCCRPQVDNLGMGNYWIEGRSCSTSNCCNEDNEEYTAETFPWKRQTTDKSQCDSFSQKTMTIGRNSMKFDNSFYSSDYQYSRKRNNNDIQDMAYKFMKGMPEFVKIVEVGPRDGLQNEKNIVPTAVKIELIHRLASTGLSVIEATSFVSPKWVPQLADAKDVMQAVHNLGGIRLPVLTPNLKGYEAAIAAGAREVAIFASASESFSKSNINCSIEESLARYRAVTRAAKELSIPVRGYVSCVVGCPVEGPISPSKVAYVAKELNDMGCFEISLGDTIGVGTPGTVVPMLLAVMAVVPVEKLAVHFHDTYGQSLANILVSLQLHYPEFAAAMHLRVA; this is encoded by the exons CTCCCTTTTCTCATCCTCTTCACCATGTCAAGTTTGGAGGAGCCACTTGGCCTTGACAAGTTGCCAAGCATGAATACCATGGATAGAGTTCGGAGGTTCTCAACTGGTTGTTGCCGTCCACAAGTAGATAATTTGGGCATGGGAAACTACTGGATTGAAGGACGAAGTTGCAGCACATCTAACTGCTGCAA TGAAGACAATGAAGAGTACACTGCAGAGACATTCCCTTGGAAAAGGCAAACGACAGACAAGTCCCAATGTGACTCTTTCAGTCAAAAGACTATGACCATCGGAAGAAACTCGATGAAATTTGATAATTCATTTTATTCCTCAGATTACCAGTATAGTCGAAAGCGCAATAACAATGACATACAGGATATGGCATATAAG TTTATGAAAGGTATGCCAGAGTTTGTTAAGATAGTTGAAGTTGGACCAAGGGATGGATTACAAAATGAGAAGAACATTGTACCAACAGCTGTAAAGATTGAATTGATTCATAGACTAGCATCTACTGGGTTATCTGTCATTGAGGCTACTAGTTTTGTATCCCCCAAATGGGTCCCACAG TTGGCTGATGCAAAGGATGTGATGCAAGCAGTTCATAATCTGGGAGGCATCAGGTTGCCAGTTTTGACTCCTAATTTAAAG GGTTATGAAGCTGCTATTGCAGCTGGAGCTAGAGAAGTAGCTATTTTTGCATCAGCTTCGGAATCTTTCTCAAAATCAAACATTAATTGTAGTATTGAAGAGAGTCTTGCCCGCTATCGTGCTGTTACTCGTGCTGCTAAAGAGCTCTCAATTCCAGTCCGAGG GTATGTATCATGCGTTGTTGGGTGCCCAGTTGAAGGGCCAATCTCTCCGTCAAAAGTAGCTTATGTGGCTAAAGAACTAAATGACATGGGTTGCTTTGAAATCTCACTTGGTGACACAATTGGCGTAGGCACACCAG GAACCGTAGTTCCTATGCTTCTGGCTGTAATGGCAGTTGTACCAGTAGAAAAGCTTGCTGTCCACTTCCATGACACATATGGGCAATCCCTTGCAAATATTCTTGTATCACTCCAA TTGCATTATCCTGAATTTGCTGCAGCCATGCATCTCAGAGTTGCCTGA